The sequence below is a genomic window from Thermus thermamylovorans.
TCCCGCTTGCAAAGCCTCCTGGCACCCTAGCCCCTTGGGGGACATCTGTCCTTGCCGGGGTACGCTTATAGTGGTGAAGTGGGGGTTTGCGCCCCTCTTCACAAAAGGGAGGCAGAATGGTGGTAGACCGGATCGAGGTATACCTGGATGGGGCCAGCGAACCCTTGGCGGTGCTCCGGGAGCCCCCTTACCGGCTCAAGCTGGACACCAAGGGCATTCCTGACGGGGAGCACGTCCTGCGGGTGATCGCCCATTTCCGCGGCGGAGGCCGGGAGATACGCGAGATCCCCTTCACGGTCAACAACTACCCGGACGTCTTGGTCTTAGGGGTGGACGAGGGGGGGGAGGTCTCGGGCACCCTCGAGCTGCGCCTGGCGGTGGGCGAGCCCGAACTCCCCGTGGAGCCCGTGCGCTTCAACCCCATCTGGTACGTGGTGGCCTCGGTGGTCCTCCTGGGCGGCATCTGGGCCTACTTCGCCCTCTCCCCAGCCACGGAGGCCATCGTGGCCCAGGTAGCCCCGCCCGCCCAGGAGGGGGCGGCCCACGGGGAGACGGCGGCCCCGGTAGCCGCCGAGGTGGATCCCGAGGTGATGGCCCTAGGGGAGGGCATCTACGCCCAGCTCTGCGCCGCCTGCCACGGGGCGGCCGGCCAGGGCATCCCTCCGGTCATGCCTGCCCTGGCAGGGAACCCTAACCTCCGGGACGCGGGGATGGTCATCGA
It includes:
- a CDS encoding c-type cytochrome, which encodes MVVDRIEVYLDGASEPLAVLREPPYRLKLDTKGIPDGEHVLRVIAHFRGGGREIREIPFTVNNYPDVLVLGVDEGGEVSGTLELRLAVGEPELPVEPVRFNPIWYVVASVVLLGGIWAYFALSPATEAIVAQVAPPAQEGAAHGETAAPVAAEVDPEVMALGEGIYAQLCAACHGAAGQGIPPVMPALAGNPNLRDAGMVIDVTRNGRGAMPPVGAGLSEEELKAVATFIRNSWGNAFGPVE